A stretch of DNA from Actinomycetota bacterium:
CTGCGCAGCGCATCGCCTTCGTCACCAGCGCGGGCGAGCAGGGCGGCTCCATCTACCTCACGCTCGTGCCGCCGGACAACATCCCGACGCAACTGCCGGCGATCGACCTCAACAACGTCATCGAGGCCAACCAGCTCACCCCGTGAACGGTCGTACTGAGCAAAAAGGACGACTACCCTGAATTCCGTCGATACTCCTACACGAAGCCTCCCGGTCGCCGTCGTGGACGACGACCCAAAGCTGCGCACTCGCCTCGCCATGCAGCTGGGCGAGGGCGTGGCGGTGGCGTCGTTCCCGTCCATCGAGGCGATGGAGGAGAAGTTCGCCTCCGGAACCCCGCTCGTGGTCGTGTTCGGGCCCTCATACGCGGACCCGGCCGGGCTCAAGGCGGTGCAGGGGCTCACCCGCTACCGGCCGGAGGTCGGCTCGCTCATGGTCGTGGAGGAGCTGACCACCGCCATGTTGCAGCAGGCCCTCCGCGCCGGTGTGCGCGACGTGATCGCCCTGCCGGCGGATCAGGACTTCCTCCTGGAAGCCATCGACCGCGTCGCGGACACGATCTCGGTGGTGCCGATGGCCCCCGCGGGGACCCCCGCCACCGAGCTGCCCTCCGACATGGGCAGCGTGATCACCGTCTTCTCCACCAAGGGTGGGGCGGGCAAGTCCGTCATCGCCTCCAACCTCGCCATCGTCCTGGCCCGCAAGGCCGACGGCCCGGTCGTCCTCGTCGACGCCGACCTCCAGTTCGGCGACGTGGCCGTCATGCTCAAGATGACGCCACAGCACACGATCGTCGACGCCGTCTCCAACATCCACCGGCTCGACGCCCAGCTGCTCCAGAGCCTGCTCATGCGCCACGACCAGAGCGGGCTGCTGGTGCTGGCGGCACCCGTCGAGCCCGCGTTCGCCGACCAGGTGGGCGCGGCCGACATGGTGAAGATCGTCAAGCTGCTCCAGACGTTCTGCAAGTACGTCGTCATCGACACGCCCGCGCACTTCAACGACGTCGTCCTCGCCCTCCTCGAGGAGAGCGACGACATCCTGCTGATCTCCGGGATGGACATCCCCAACATCAAGAACGTGAAGCTCGGGCTCCAGACGCTCCGGCTGCTCAACATCCCCGTGAGCAAGCTCAAGCTCGTCCTCAACCGGGCCAACTCGAAGGTCAAGCTCGACGTGGGCGAGGTCGAGAGAACCCTGCAGATCAAGGCCGACTGCCTGGTGCCGAGCGACATCATCGTGCCGCAGTCGGTGAACAAGGGGGTCCCCGCGGTGCTCGACGCGCCGCGGTCGGGCGTCTCCAAGCGCATGGAGCAGCTCGCCGAGCTCTTCATGGCCGGTAGCCAGTCCAAGCGCGGCTCGCGCTGACATAGGGAGCAGAGATGTCGCTCTACAAGCGTCTACACGAAGTGCGCAGCCCCGAGGGCACGACGTCGCGCGACCCCGTGCTCGACGAGCTGCGCCAGAAGATCCACCACCACCTGATCGAAGAGCTCGGCCCGATCCTCTACGACCGGCGCCTCAGCGAGAGCGATCTCCGCCTTCGCGTCACCGACCAGCTGCACTCCGCGCTCGCCAAGGAGAAGGCCCCCCTCTCGGCCGCCGACAAGGCGCAGCTCATCCAGGACGTCTCCGACGACATCCTGGGCTACGGGCCCATCGACCGCTTCCTGAAGGACGTCGACGTCACCGAGGTCATGGTGAACGGTCCCGAGAGCGTGTTCGTAGAGCGCCACGGCAAGATCGAGCGCGTGCCGGTCTCGTTCGTCGACGACACCCACCTCCGTCGCATCATCGACAAGATCGTCGGCCAGGTCGGCCGGCGCATCGACGAGGCCACGCCCATGGTCGACGCCCGTCTCCCCGACGGCTCCCGCGTCAACGCGGTGATCCATCCCCTGGCCATCGGCGGCCCCTTCCTCACCATCCGCAAGTTCGCGGCCGACCCGTTCCAGGTCGAGGACCTCATCAGCTTCGGCACGATCAACGCCGCGGTGGCTCGGTTCGTCGAGGCGTGCGTGGTCGGGCGGCTCAACGTGATCGTCTCAGGTGGTACCGGCACCGGTAAGACGACGACGCTCAACGTGCTGTCGTCGTTCATCCCCGACGACGAGCGCATCGTCACGATCGAGGATGCCAAGGAGCTCCAGCTCCACCAGGAACACGTGCTCGCGCTCGAGTCGCGCCCACCCAACATCGAGGGCAGGGGCGAGGTCACCATCCGCGACCTCGTGAAGAACTCGCTGCGCATGCGGCCCGACCGGATCGTCGTCGGCGAGTGCCGCAGCGGCGAGGCCCTCGACATGCTCCAGGCCATGAACACCGGCCACGACGGGTCCATCACCACCATCCACTCCAACAGCCCGCGCGACACGCTGAGCCGCATCGAGACGATGACGCTCATGTCCGGCTTCGACCTGCCGATCCGGGCGATCCGCGAGCAGATGGCTTCCGCGCTCGACTTGATCGTGCACCTCACCCGCCTCCGTGACGGCACGCGCCGCGTCACGCACGTCACCGAGGTGCAGGGCATGGAGGGCGACGTCATCACCCTGCAGGACATCTTCCTGTTCGACTACGGCATGGGTGTCGACGAGGACGGGCGCTTCAAGGGCCACCTCAAGGCGACCGGCATTCGCCCCCGCTTCGCGGAGAAGCTGCAGGACCTCGGCATCCGCCTCAGCGCCGACCTGTTCCACGCGGAGGGATTCGCCCGGCGCGCCGTGGGCACGCGATGAAGAAGCTGTTCGCCGGCCTCACGCTGGCGATGCTCCTCGTCGTCGGCGGCGCGGGCGCCGCCTTCGGCGCGGACACGCTGACGGTCCGGCGCGTCGACACCACCGCCTTCCCCAAGGTGAAGATCGTCGCCATGCCCACGAAGCCGGGCACGAGGGCGGCGGACTTCGCGGTGAAGGAGGACGGCAAGCCGGTGAAGATCGACGGCGTCGTTCCGTTGACGTCGTCGCCCAAGGGTGTCGTGATCGCGGTGGACACGTCGGGGTCGATGAGCCAGGACGGCAAGCTCGAAGCCGTGCAGGCGGCGATCCGCGACTTCGTGAGCCGGAAGCAGCCGCAGGACCAGATGGCGATCGTCAGCTTCAACAACAGCGCCGAGGTGATCCAGGGCCTCACCACCGATAGCAACAAGCTCACGCAGTCCGTCGACCGCCTGACGCCCCTCAAC
This window harbors:
- a CDS encoding response regulator, coding for MDDDPKLRTRLAMQLGEGVAVASFPSIEAMEEKFASGTPLVVVFGPSYADPAGLKAVQGLTRYRPEVGSLMVVEELTTAMLQQALRAGVRDVIALPADQDFLLEAIDRVADTISVVPMAPAGTPATELPSDMGSVITVFSTKGGAGKSVIASNLAIVLARKADGPVVLVDADLQFGDVAVMLKMTPQHTIVDAVSNIHRLDAQLLQSLLMRHDQSGLLVLAAPVEPAFADQVGAADMVKIVKLLQTFCKYVVIDTPAHFNDVVLALLEESDDILLISGMDIPNIKNVKLGLQTLRLLNIPVSKLKLVLNRANSKVKLDVGEVERTLQIKADCLVPSDIIVPQSVNKGVPAVLDAPRSGVSKRMEQLAELFMAGSQSKRGSR
- a CDS encoding CpaF family protein, giving the protein MSLYKRLHEVRSPEGTTSRDPVLDELRQKIHHHLIEELGPILYDRRLSESDLRLRVTDQLHSALAKEKAPLSAADKAQLIQDVSDDILGYGPIDRFLKDVDVTEVMVNGPESVFVERHGKIERVPVSFVDDTHLRRIIDKIVGQVGRRIDEATPMVDARLPDGSRVNAVIHPLAIGGPFLTIRKFAADPFQVEDLISFGTINAAVARFVEACVVGRLNVIVSGGTGTGKTTTLNVLSSFIPDDERIVTIEDAKELQLHQEHVLALESRPPNIEGRGEVTIRDLVKNSLRMRPDRIVVGECRSGEALDMLQAMNTGHDGSITTIHSNSPRDTLSRIETMTLMSGFDLPIRAIREQMASALDLIVHLTRLRDGTRRVTHVTEVQGMEGDVITLQDIFLFDYGMGVDEDGRFKGHLKATGIRPRFAEKLQDLGIRLSADLFHAEGFARRAVGTR